The DNA segment AAAGGACACTAGCCAActtgagcatgtggctctggaaGGCCTggcccttctctcccattccctctgccttgctagaAAGTGTTAGATGACATTCCTAAAACTAGTCACCAAGGTCTATTCTCTGATTTGTCCActttctcctcctgaggctgactaccaaagtccagctaccaaagtattgaagtccagcaatcagaagccaaCTTTTGCTGttctaattaacatgcccagttaGTAAATGTCTAATTagcatgcccaattaaaattaaatgcatcatcctaacacagggtttcccctcGTACCTTTagaaactgccattttcctatgtcctttgtccctctggaatAAACAcccctttcccttgtccccttccccttctccttggTCACCTATCTCCTTCACCACCGCACCCTaacccattctaacacagacctcccccttTTCTGCTGTTaaattacacctgcaaggtcatttgcttgctgctgttttcctgcctgagtcagaaagcagccactttaacttttcttctccacttaataaaggatctctctgcgAAAACTGGTGTTTGGGTGTGATTTGTGCCTAATCCGAGGTCCAGGAGGAAGCCCCCATTCGGGAGGAGGGATCTCCTtcaataattatttctttaaatttttcatttagctGAAGCTATGgaagttttctcttattttatacGAACAATTCCaatgttttaagatttatcttgTAATTGATGTCACTGAATCTAAAGAGTAATTCTGCTTTGCTTTTATTATTGTCTTTACATATTCTTATAAGTAACTGATGTAAGAATGCCATATTCTCAATAGTAAATAAATTTGAGAACTGTGCATATGAATGTTGATCTTGTAATTGATAAAATGTTGGTTCAGGCATAGCAGAAGTATATTTTAGTTCATTGAGAAATGTTTATAAGTATTAAGTCTAACATTGATATTGTCCAAAAAGATGTTCACATATGGTGATATCTTCATATATATTCTGTTCACTATTTGAAATGAGAACAGAATAAAGTCAAGTAAGTAAAATGGAAAACCACCTAGTCATTTTCATCATCATAATCTTCATCCTTTCTCTGCATGATCAATTCATGTGCTCTTAGTACTCTTGGTATTGGAGTGTTGACAGTTTGGTAGTCCCATCCTTTCCTCATAAACAGCTTCTCAAGGATGCCTGGCATATCATAGCCTTTGCTTATGATGAAATCCTTAAAGGCAATTGTTCCATAAAGGTCTTCAATGATGTCTGGTTTACCAAACCTTCCACCTTCAAGTTCAAGTAAGTAGTCAGGATCCATCAAAGGCTCATCATTTACTAGCTTTTTCCACAGACCAGGCTTCAGGTACCATGCTCCATATCTAATCTTATCCCTGGTGGGCTTGTAAGGATCAAGTGGTTTTCGGAGTTTTCTTTCAAAGTTAGACTCCTGTATGGAGAATCTGATCTCCTTCACTCTGCTCAGCCTCCTGCAGTACTTGAGCTCAGAAGGAAGCACGCTGATTTTCTTGATGGCAGAGTCTCCATAGCTCGGTTTGCACTCATAGCCAATGTCAAATTGCTTCATCATGAAATCTTCGTCAATGCCCAAGTCTCCGAATGAGTCAACCCATTCACAGAAGTCATAGACTCCTTTGGGTATGTACCGGTAATAAAAAGACTCCTCAGTCTCCTGTTTTTGGGGCTTGTTTTCATGAAGCACACCGTATTTGCGTGATCCAGGAAACTTGGGAGGAtcctgttcaatttttttttgagggtaTTTGTCTGCAACGACAGGCAGATCGATCGATTTTCTCTGGCCCTCACAAAAATCCCACTTCTCCTCCAACTCCCGCTCAGGGTCAAGCGTTTCCATCACATTTAATAAGAGATTTTCAGGAATTCCTTCCTCCAGGGGCCAGAAAGTCAAGGGATGCTGGGTCAGGTTTGCTTCGGTTCTCTCCACAAAGAACTTCCGCTCTTGCTGGGCCAGCGACAGCGGGGAAACCAGCATCAACTCCCGGCCCTGCTTTTTCTGACTCTTCCTGGACTTGCGCCTGACTCGATGAGAAATTGTGGGGAGAAAGCCCTCTTTGGAGCCACGAAGGATCATACCTTCACAAGGTGGACAGCCCTTCCTGAAATCGTCTAGCCCTTCCTTCACGAACACCCAGCGCCGTCCATCCAGAGAAGTAGGGAACTTCAGTTTTTCTTGTTTGTGCTTCGCTAAACACTTAGAAGGCAGTCTGTCCTTGAACCAGGGCTTGCAGGTCATGCCCAGAGGCATTGGCTGAAGTACCTGCCGGGGGCGATTCCATGGTATCCACTGCTCGCCCATGGTACCCCTGGGTCTGAGGCAACTGTCTTAGCCTCAAGGGATTGTTTTCCTGGGTCTACTCAGGTTGCTAAGAAACAAGGACTATGTGGCTGAAATTCCAATGGGCAAAACCAAGTATCCTACGCCATTCCTCTCACACCCCGTCCCCCTCCTCTGACCTCAATGgctccttccatttttctttgggccaAGAACTAAATACACTTCTTAGCTCCACTGGACTAGGGGTGGACTTTCCAACTGTTTCCTTCTTGGACTTTTAGAGAATTCTTCTATGAATATtgtatttactttatgtatacatatactttCATTTCAACAACTGGATTTTGTGACTTATAAAAAGGTATTTCTCCATCTGtatatgtgttcttttatttgtcttggttttattttgtcatttttagtgTATGTCTGTCACAATGCCCCCCCCCTTGATTTTTCCAGAAATTTCATGTTTTTGATACTGTCATGAGTGGCACTGAgaataaatttttagaaaatttattgAGAATAAATTTTGAGAACCATGTACTCTACTACTTGCTTACTGATGATGAATCTGTCCCTTTCTGAAGAGTAAAGCAATgcctcattatatagaccagccTGCCTTACATTTCTTCCTCCTACTGCCTTTTggcttaatttttgtttgttttgttttgttttgttttgtgtgagcTTTTGTTGTGGTagctctttcttttgagacagagtttttctgtgtagttagTGCTGGTTGGCCtgtgtggcagtttgaaagaaaatggctcctaaagggagtggcactattaggaggtttcTCCTTCTTGGAGTAGGCATCGCCTTatgggagaaagtgtgtcattgtgggagtgggctttgaggtctcttttgctcatgcTTCCCTCACTGTTTCAtggagtctacttcctgttgccttctgatcaaggtgtagccagcaccatgtctgcctgcaaactgtcgtgatgataatggactgaacctttgaaactatAAGTGAACCACACCCtccaattaaattttttccttataagagttgctatgatcatggtgtctctttatagcaatagaaaccctaactaagacaacctgaaacttactctgtagaacaGGTCAGCATCAAAGTCTTCTTCAAGaaggctggaattataggtgtgtaccaccacacatggcctTGACTTGTTTTTAGACAGATATTTTCTctttgtataaaattatatacaattttatgccaatagtatgatttttttctactagtGCTTTGAAGGGGTAGATGTACTGTTTTCTCACTTgcagtattttacttttttaattgttatgattttattttatgtgtatggtattttgcctgcatttgtgtctgtgcataatgtgtgtgcctggtgtccatggagtccagaaaagACTGCTAGATCTCCTATGACAAATGGTTGTGaattgtcatgtgggtgctgggaaaatcCAGGAACAGCAGCCACTGCTCTGAAACAATCCCCGACAAATCTCCTCAGGCCCTCACTTGCAATATTTTAGATGAAAAGTTCCAGTAACTCTGGCTTATGATCGTTTCATTCAACCTTTCTCATGTATCCTTTATCAGAACAGATACTCTTAGAGGACTTTTGTGGTTGCAAGGCACTGCTTCCTGTTATCTTTTTAGGTGGTGCTTTTCCTAAACCAAGATGCTTATCCTAATCTCTTAAATTTATAAAGAGTACAGGGTCTCTGCCTGGATTCCTCCTTCATGAGCTATGGTCTAAAGTCAGTAAACAATGGAGGACAATCACAGACCCCATTTCACATGTTTCCCATTTTAATAGGGGATCAATCTCTGCTTTCTCATGGCTAGTGCCTTTCAAATTATTGTTTacacattttctctgtttttcttaatttcaaagtATAAAGATGATCTCTGTCTTGGTGAGAAACAAGACCAAGATTTTTATTGATCTTTCCCTACCAATCCATATgctactttctttttaaacatcaaATCCCTCATCACATCTTACTGAATTTGAAAGTGTGGATCATATGCACTTCACTGAAACTACCTTAGTCCTTAAACTATATCACTGTTATATCATTTCTTGGCCAAATAAAATGCTTCTTCACATATATGGGCAACACAGGTTAGAATCAATGGATTATTTaggagaagcaaaaaaaaaaaaaaagaacatgaagttaggtGGGTGGGGAatgggtggatctgggaagagttgagggaaatggggtgaatatgatcaaaacattatacaaaattatcaaataattgaaatattaaagaaaaacaaatacaacttTAATAAAATATCTTGTACATGTTAGACACTTCACTTGAGTGATAAGAtttccaggttggccttgaactcaatttGTAGGCTAGGCTAGATTTGATATCCTCATCCTCAAGCTTCATCCTCATCCCTAATAAGATGCAGACCTACTTTGAGGATTCCGGTTTTTCAGTATTCTCATAAACATGTatgtttacacatttttacattttccatTCCCATGTATATGGTGTATAGGTGTATATTTacaatgttattattattatttcttcttctctcatatattacatcctgactacagtttccacTCACTCAActcctccctgtctccacctcagtttgcctctccctcagatccactcctcctctgtttcccttcagaaaagagcaggtctccaagaAATATTAACCAAGCAgtacataacaagttacaataataCAAGGGACAAACattcatattaaggctggatgagacaaCCCAATAGAAGTTCTCAATTACAGGCAAAAGGGTCTCAAttacaggcaaaagagtcagagacactcctcactcccactgttaggagtccaacaagaAGATCAAGCTGCACAGCCATAATGtacatgcagaagacctaggaCAGACCTACACAGGGTCTGTGATtaccacttcagtctctgtgagcccttatgagccctGTTATTTGACTCTGTGGGCCGTGTTCTCCAATTGTCCTCAaccactctggctcctacaatctttccacctcctcttcacctaatgtttggctgtgggtctctgcatctgctcctatcagttgccAGAAGAAGACTCTTTGATGATAATTGTTCTAGACTgatccatgagtatagcagaatatcttgAGGAATCACTtcactgattttcttttgttctggccagtcatgtttggttctatcctagttCTCTGGGcaatccagcctctggttccagGCCATGCAGGCAGTATCATGTGTGGGCCTCATCTTGTAACTTAGGCCTGAAGTTGgatcagttattggttggccactcctacaagtGGTATGCCACCTTCAGCCCAGCACATCAGCACATCATGCAGGGAGggcaagttgttttttttttttttttcgagacagggtttctctgtgtagctttgcgcctttcctggaactcacttggtagcccaggctggcctcgaactcacaaagatccgcctgcctctgcctcccgagtgctgggataaaaggcgtgcgccaccaccgcccggcttgggagGGCAAGTTGTAAGTCAAAGATTTTGTAGCTGGAGTGGTTTCACAGTTCCACCGCTgcaagccttgcctggttacagatgACCAGTTCAAGCTCCGTATTcctcattgctaggagtcttcattagggtcaccctcatagattctagggagtttccactgcactaggtttccacattgcctCCCCAAATACCCCACAGTTCCAGTCCATCCTGCCCCCACCTGGctgatccttcatgttcccatccccacctgctcccagtccacctgaaaaaatgtatatttcctcttcctagggaaAGCCATACATACCCCTTAAAGACCTCCTTGTTacttaacttctctgggtctatggattatgGCATGATTATCCTATACTTAactagctaatatccacttatatgtgagtacatatcatgtttgtctttctgggtctgggttgccttgctcacaatgatttttttcttgttccatccattttcctgcaaatttcatggtgtcatttttaaacagctaagtaatactccattgtataaatgtaccacattttccttatccactcttcagttgaggggcatctaggttgtttccaggttttggctattatgaataaaatggTCGAGGGACATCTAGTGttttgatttgaatgaaaatggcccccataggtctATAGGGACTGGCACAATTAGGAGGTATTGCTGAAATAGGTATGGtttattggagaaagtgtgtcactggaaatGGGCTTTGAGAGCTTGGAAGCTCCAGCCAGGCCTTTTGTGTCTCTATCCCTTccagctgcctgtggatccagttgtagaattctcagctatttctccagcaccatgtctgcctgcatgccaccatgcttctcaccatgatgataacatactaaacctctgaaattgtagaccagccccaattaaatgttttactttataagagctatggtcatggtatctcttcacagcaatgaaacccaCACTAAGACTtctaggtttggttttttttttttcagtttctggcttttatgaatagagcagcagtggacacagttgagtatgtgtccttgtggtagggtAGAGTGTCCTTTGAgtctatgcccaagagtgttatagctgtattctgaggtagatggattccaagctttctgaggaaccaccatattgatttccatagtggctgtacaagtttacactcccaacAGAgtcttacaaaagcttttcagtttcatgaggtcccatttattaattgattaTCTTGGTGCCTgcactatcagtgttctgttcaggaagttgtctcctgtgcctatgcattcaaggctattccccactttctcttctaatgggttcagggtatctggttttatgtAAAGGTCTTttattcacttggacttgagttttgtgcaggatgataggtATGGATTTATTTGCACTCTTCTGCAGGTTAACATTCAGTTAGGCCAGTATCATTTGTTGAGAAAatactttctttattccattgtgtatttctgacttctttaccAAATACCAGGTGCCCATAAGTGGGTGGATTTACCTCCTGGTCTTCAATTCtgttgatcaatgtgtctgttttgatGCCAGCATcatgtgttttttattactaGAGCTCTGTAGAAcatcttgaaatcagggatggtgatacctctggaagttcttttattgtaaagGACTGTTTTAGCTCtcctgggtttttcttttgttgttgttctattttTCCATAGAAGTTGAGTAATGTCCTtccaaagtctgtaaagaattgtgatgcaattttgatggagattgcattgaatctgtagattgcttttggtaagatggtcatttttactatgttaattctaccaatccacaagcatgggagagctttccatcttcttcaatttctttttcaaaagctttaattttttttaccatggaagtctttcacttgcttgattagagtttCCCAAGacactttatattatttgtggttattgtgaaaggtgttgcttccctgatttttttctcagcgtgtttgtcatttgtatacaggagggctactgcttttcttaaattaatcatGTATCCAGGCACTTCACTAAacgtgtttatcagctgtaggtgtttcctgatagaattttttgggggtcacttatatatactatcatatcatctgcaaatagccaTAGATTTGTAGCATTATATCAGGTATAGTATATTCCAGGATTTTAACATGTTGTTCTGAAGTATGTTAATAATAAATCCAGGCAAATATTAGGTGTTCATGCCACCTAATTCATCATGGTAAGTTCTCTCTGTCAAGCTCTGAGCTCAAGGAtgtggctagtcttgctagccagtgTGCTCTGGGatcttctgtctcagcctttaAGGCTGGAATAACAGGAGGACCACCATGCACACCTGACATTTAGATatttacatggtttc comes from the Peromyscus maniculatus bairdii isolate BWxNUB_F1_BW_parent chromosome X, HU_Pman_BW_mat_3.1, whole genome shotgun sequence genome and includes:
- the LOC102924844 gene encoding putative protein FAM47D; the encoded protein is MGEQWIPWNRPRQVLQPMPLGMTCKPWFKDRLPSKCLAKHKQEKLKFPTSLDGRRWVFVKEGLDDFRKGCPPCEGMILRGSKEGFLPTISHRVRRKSRKSQKKQGRELMLVSPLSLAQQERKFFVERTEANLTQHPLTFWPLEEGIPENLLLNVMETLDPERELEEKWDFCEGQRKSIDLPVVADKYPQKKIEQDPPKFPGSRKYGVLHENKPQKQETEESFYYRYIPKGVYDFCEWVDSFGDLGIDEDFMMKQFDIGYECKPSYGDSAIKKISVLPSELKYCRRLSRVKEIRFSIQESNFERKLRKPLDPYKPTRDKIRYGAWYLKPGLWKKLVNDEPLMDPDYLLELEGGRFGKPDIIEDLYGTIAFKDFIISKGYDMPGILEKLFMRKGWDYQTVNTPIPRVLRAHELIMQRKDEDYDDEND